From Woronichinia naegeliana WA131, the proteins below share one genomic window:
- the iscB gene encoding RNA-guided endonuclease IscB translates to MSNDVFVIDTDKQPCNPVHPAQARLLLNQKKAAVFLRYPFTIILKEKQEDVEVNSLTLKIDPGSQATGIAILNGEDVIWGAELSHRGQQIKSDLDSRRAIRRNRRNRKTRYRPARFLNRKKEKGWLTPSLQHRVDTTLTLVKKLIRYCPVTSIVQELVRFDLQKMENREISGIEYQQGELQGYEVREYLLEKWNRQCAYCGAKNIPLQVEHIQPKAKGGTNRISNLCLACEPCNIGKGTQDIKDFLSGKPDVLKRVLSQAKSPLKDAAAVNSTRWALFNALKITGLPVSTGSGGQTKFNRTRLKLTKAHWIDAACVGTIDSLRIVTKQPLLIKATGHGCRQMCRTDKFGFPSRYVPRLKFIKGFQTGDIVKAIVTSGKKIGTYVGRVAVRSSGSFNISTSSQLIQGIGHKYCRAIHRKDGYSYSF, encoded by the coding sequence ATGTCTAATGATGTTTTTGTTATTGATACCGATAAACAGCCTTGTAATCCAGTGCATCCTGCTCAAGCACGATTGTTACTGAATCAGAAAAAAGCTGCTGTATTTCTTCGGTATCCCTTCACCATTATTCTCAAGGAGAAGCAAGAAGATGTAGAAGTCAATTCGTTGACTCTTAAAATCGACCCAGGCTCTCAAGCAACAGGGATTGCTATTCTCAATGGAGAAGATGTCATTTGGGGAGCCGAATTATCTCACCGAGGACAACAAATCAAGTCCGACTTAGATTCCCGTCGCGCTATTCGTCGTAATCGCCGAAATCGTAAAACTCGCTATCGTCCTGCTCGATTCCTTAATCGGAAAAAGGAAAAGGGATGGTTAACTCCCAGTCTCCAACATCGAGTAGATACCACGCTAACCTTGGTCAAGAAATTGATTCGTTACTGTCCTGTCACTAGCATTGTTCAGGAGTTGGTTCGATTCGATTTACAGAAAATGGAAAACCGTGAAATCTCTGGTATTGAATACCAACAAGGAGAGTTACAGGGTTACGAAGTGCGGGAATATCTCTTGGAAAAATGGAACCGTCAATGCGCCTATTGTGGAGCAAAGAACATCCCTCTCCAAGTTGAGCATATTCAACCCAAGGCGAAGGGCGGAACTAATCGCATTTCCAATCTTTGTTTAGCCTGTGAACCCTGTAATATTGGCAAGGGAACTCAGGATATCAAAGACTTTCTTTCAGGAAAACCTGATGTCTTGAAACGAGTATTGAGTCAGGCAAAGTCTCCTTTAAAGGATGCCGCCGCCGTTAATTCGACCCGTTGGGCTTTATTTAATGCCTTAAAGATCACTGGATTACCTGTTTCTACGGGATCTGGTGGACAAACTAAGTTTAATCGCACTCGATTAAAATTAACTAAAGCTCATTGGATTGATGCCGCTTGTGTAGGAACGATTGATTCTTTACGGATTGTCACCAAGCAGCCTTTATTGATTAAGGCAACAGGACATGGATGCCGTCAAATGTGTCGCACCGATAAATTTGGCTTCCCATCTCGTTATGTCCCTCGCCTTAAGTTTATTAAAGGATTTCAGACAGGTGACATTGTTAAGGCAATCGTAACTTCTGGAAAGAAAATCGGAACTTACGTTGGACGAGTTGCTGTTCGTTCTAGTGGTAGTTTCAATATTTCAACATCCTCACAGCTAATACAAGGAATTGGGCATAAATACTGTCGGGCAATTCATCGTAAAGATGGTTACTCCTATAGTTTTTAA
- a CDS encoding ISAs1 family transposase, whose amino-acid sequence MYGMWVESKSNEITAIPKLLKMLEVKGCIVTIDAMGTQTKIAQQIVGRGGDYVLALKGNQGNLCEDVEQLFAHAQSVNFVGIKHDFHQTIDKGHGRIEIRRCWTMEQTEFLLGGEKWAKLTSICMIKAERRLKDKTEYETRYYISSLPSNAQKLSQPVRSHWLIENSLHWVLDLAFNEDACRIRKDFAPENLAVLRHIALNLLTKENTLKLGIKNKRLRAGWDEDYLLKVLLG is encoded by the coding sequence ATGTACGGAATGTGGGTGGAAAGCAAATCGAATGAAATCACGGCGATTCCTAAACTCCTGAAAATGCTAGAGGTCAAAGGTTGTATCGTAACGATTGATGCCATGGGAACTCAGACAAAGATTGCCCAACAGATAGTAGGGCGAGGGGGAGATTATGTTTTGGCATTGAAAGGCAATCAAGGTAATTTATGTGAGGATGTTGAACAATTATTTGCTCATGCTCAATCGGTTAATTTTGTGGGAATTAAGCATGATTTTCATCAAACAATAGACAAGGGACATGGACGGATTGAAATTCGCCGTTGCTGGACGATGGAACAAACAGAATTTTTGCTGGGTGGGGAGAAATGGGCAAAGTTGACGAGCATCTGTATGATTAAAGCGGAGAGACGATTGAAAGACAAAACAGAGTATGAGACTCGCTACTATATCAGTAGCCTGCCGAGTAATGCTCAAAAATTATCCCAACCTGTTCGTAGTCATTGGTTGATAGAAAACTCTTTACATTGGGTTCTAGACTTGGCCTTCAACGAGGATGCTTGTCGCATTCGTAAGGATTTTGCTCCTGAGAATTTAGCCGTCTTACGCCATATCGCTCTTAACTTGCTCACAAAGGAAAATACTCTGAAACTTGGTATCAAGAATAAACGGCTACGCGCTGGTTGGGACGAGGACTATCTCCTTAAGGTTTTACTCGGATAA
- a CDS encoding IS1634 family transposase produces MKQFVLNLVCWGDGDIPAFLELGDGNQSDKKEFAKLLKKFNEQWQFDGLYIADSALYSADNLQKLTGIYWLCSVPKTIREVQDAVSQLASEQFITTDLEGYRLTSLESEYGGVKQRWIVVDSEQKKALDLKQLTKKTEKATAQAQRQLEQLQRQEFACREDALTALSRWEKSLEWHLLQDLTVVEKCHYGHRGKPRPHEQPIRRSYHAQATFSLNSAKVQASERAAGRFVLATNQLDGDSLSDEQLLVHYKQQQGVERGFRFLKDPLFLASSVFLKTPERIMALSFIMVLCLLVYSLGQRKLRLALAEQEETVPNQLGKPTQRPTLRWIFQMLRGVHWVVLDNCPQIINLTLERERILRFFGATTCQYYLLS; encoded by the coding sequence TTGAAACAATTTGTCTTGAATCTAGTCTGTTGGGGGGATGGCGACATTCCCGCTTTTCTCGAATTAGGAGATGGCAATCAAAGTGATAAAAAAGAGTTTGCTAAACTCTTGAAAAAGTTCAATGAGCAGTGGCAATTCGATGGTTTGTATATAGCAGATTCAGCCTTATACAGTGCCGATAACTTGCAAAAGTTAACCGGCATATACTGGTTATGTTCTGTGCCGAAAACGATTAGAGAAGTGCAGGATGCGGTCAGTCAATTAGCCTCGGAGCAATTCATCACAACTGATTTAGAGGGCTATCGTCTTACCTCCTTAGAAAGTGAATATGGGGGAGTCAAACAACGTTGGATAGTGGTAGATAGCGAGCAAAAAAAAGCTTTAGACCTCAAACAACTGACGAAGAAGACAGAGAAAGCAACGGCTCAAGCTCAAAGACAATTAGAACAATTACAGCGTCAGGAATTTGCTTGTCGGGAGGATGCTTTAACCGCCCTGAGCCGATGGGAGAAGAGTTTAGAATGGCATCTTCTTCAAGACCTAACTGTCGTCGAAAAATGTCATTACGGTCATCGAGGTAAACCCCGTCCCCATGAACAGCCCATTCGTCGTAGCTATCATGCCCAAGCCACTTTCAGCCTCAATAGTGCGAAAGTTCAAGCTTCAGAGCGGGCAGCAGGACGTTTTGTCTTGGCGACGAATCAGCTAGATGGAGACTCTTTGAGCGATGAGCAACTGCTTGTCCACTACAAGCAACAGCAAGGGGTAGAGCGAGGTTTTCGCTTCCTTAAAGACCCTCTGTTTTTGGCGTCCAGTGTTTTTCTCAAAACCCCTGAGCGGATTATGGCATTGAGTTTCATCATGGTGTTGTGTTTACTGGTGTACAGCTTGGGACAACGTAAACTGAGACTGGCTCTGGCAGAGCAGGAGGAGACTGTGCCTAATCAGTTGGGAAAGCCGACTCAGCGTCCGACACTGCGTTGGATTTTTCAGATGTTGAGAGGAGTTCATTGGGTTGTACTGGATAATTGTCCCCAAATAATCAATCTAACGCTTGAGCGAGAGAGGATTTTGCGCTTTTTTGGGGCTACTACTTGTCAGTATTATCTTTTGTCATAA
- a CDS encoding DUF4277 domain-containing protein yields the protein MTQLNVKNLDHLGIIAAVVDELGLVDYINEQLQENDRAKISAGLVVKAMILNGLGFINSPLYLFREHLTFAISRNT from the coding sequence ATGACCCAATTAAACGTTAAAAATCTCGACCATTTAGGAATAATCGCGGCCGTAGTTGATGAACTAGGTCTAGTGGATTATATCAATGAACAGTTACAAGAAAATGACCGTGCGAAAATCAGTGCGGGTCTGGTGGTTAAAGCCATGATTCTCAATGGCTTAGGATTTATTAATTCTCCCTTGTATTTATTCAGGGAGCATCTCACCTTTGCAATAAGTAGAAATACTTAA
- a CDS encoding DUF4277 domain-containing protein, whose translation MTQLNVKNLDHLGIIAAIVDELGLVDYINEQLGENDRAKISAGLVVKAMILNGLGFINSPLYLFSRFFEDKPVEHLLGKGIKASDLNDDRLGRVLDLIFMAGISRLFLGICLKAVEIFKIVMKSSHLDSSSLSVQGEYKLSVEREDKESQIIHITRV comes from the coding sequence ATGACCCAATTAAACGTTAAAAATCTCGACCATTTAGGAATAATCGCGGCGATAGTTGATGAACTAGGTCTAGTGGATTATATCAATGAACAACTAGGAGAAAATGACCGTGCTAAAATCAGTGCGGGTCTGGTAGTGAAAGCGATGATTCTCAATGGCTTAGGCTTTATCAACTCTCCTTTATATTTGTTCAGTCGTTTTTTTGAAGATAAACCAGTAGAACATCTTTTAGGAAAAGGAATAAAAGCCAGCGACCTGAATGATGACCGTTTAGGGAGAGTCTTAGATTTAATCTTTATGGCCGGCATCAGCCGTTTGTTTCTCGGAATTTGTCTAAAAGCCGTAGAAATCTTCAAAATAGTGATGAAAAGTTCCCATTTAGACTCCAGTTCATTATCGGTACAAGGGGAATATAAATTATCGGTGGAGAGAGAAGACAAAGAAAGCCAAATAATCCATATCACTCGGGTGTGA